attttaacgTGTGAGGGTCCCCAAACATATCGAAAATCGCTCGATAGAATGAACATGCATACGTATGTTCAGCGggtcttcatactaacgagcaaaaaaaatcaaaaacatttattcagtaagtaggccacaggggcacttttacaagtcaagataaaaataaataatacggattcaacaaaatttaaaagctactttaaattaaaaaattaaacatggtgaaaaaaaaatggtacaaaaaataagaacaactaaaataactttagagttgtaaaagaatCTAGatatcacaactaaagataataaatatatttttttcttagagatgtaaatggtctccaagagtcagaaagaaaataaacaaacaaggacaaAGTGCCTCAATGTATTCTTACTCAAAATGAAAGTCACAAGTAGATATAATATAGTATatcccctattagctgaaacagaccggtcttcacagacagcacccgttcacgagtatgtcAGCCATCGCCTctcgagcgatttttggtcggcatcgataggtttggggaaaccctaaaTGGTCAGAATATACACTTAGTGTGCTTTGTTCACGGTTCacaaaatagaaaataaagaTTAATCATAACTGTGACATCAAAGTaaagaaaaatgtattttatgtaTTCAACTAGTTTTAGACTCCATAGTATGCCATTCATTACAACGCGTGACGGCTCATTTTTAACTGAGCGAGCTTGGCTATATTTGGTAGAAAACTTTTAATGTAAAAAACTTCATTTCTCTCACTGAACCAACGTCCAGGTACAGAAGTCCcttacatattgttttaaaaactttAGGTTACCACTTAACCAATGCTGCTTCTTGTATAGAAATAATCCTAATTTTCTTAGGAAATTAACTAGATCAAAACAGCTGGTTAAGTATTATTTGTACCTGTTTCTTTTTCTCCATTTTCCGGATTATCCCCCGGTGTCTTTTCAACTTCCCCCTTTTGGTCATCATTAGCGATTTGATCACCTTCCCCTTTTTGGTCATCATTTGCAGCTTTATCACCTTCCCCCTTTTGgtcattttgattttcagtGTCTTTTGGGACATCTTCAGCCTTTTCCTCTTTAACTTTCACTTCAGGAGTCATAAAACTAGCTCTTATATTCGCCAAAATTTTAGCGACAAAAGCTGCATCTTGCTCTGGCGGATGTCTTTCTCTGTACAAGTCTACAATCGCTACATGCTTCATATAGTCTTTACCCTCCAAAGCTATAGCCAAATCCTTCCTTATAGCAGCTCTTATTAGCTTAACCAGTATATCCACTTCTTCCGGTGTAGCATCTTTGTCGATGTGCGGTCTCATTTGACTCAGAAGCTTTTTGCACGGTTGGAAGAATAGGGGCAAGCGGGGTTGGGTTCCGGAGGCCTTGGGGATTCTTGGGGCCCTCGGGGCCTCCTGCTGAGGCCTCTTTGGTACAGGCTCAGGCTGACGTCTCTTGCGAGGTGGTTCGTAATCTTTGAAACTTTCGAACTCTCGCGAGACGCTCGGCCCGTACTCCTGTGAACATTCAAGAAAGTTTATAGAATGATAAGTAAATATTCAGTTTCAGAGTTCCCTATTTTCGGAGATTATGTAGCGCTCACTTTTGCTAGCACAATTTGATATTTACTCCATTATAAAACTCTGAAAGattgttatcaaaattaatttactTAAGTAACATCATACgaaattatgtttatgtttctgTGCCAAATAGATAGGCAACATGACATGACATAGAAGACACTTCTccagaaaatttaaaccaaaaagttCACTTGGCGGACATGGACGGAGTTTAGtcgccgcgtgaactcctatatacCTGAAGAGGGCCCtccaaattggcccgaaacatgttgCAGAAAtaggaatataataatgtgagtACAACTGcagattaattaattaatagagTTGTGTCGATATTTGCGAGCACTTTATGATGGTGACTGTACCCACAAAACTAGTTTATTGACAGCCATAGGCAAAACAATTACAGAATCTTAATAATTCAAACCTTGATCATCTCCAATTTCTTTTGCTCCATAAGTaatcttctttcttcttctATCACCTGCCTCTGCTTCCTCAGTAACTGAATctccaactaaaaaattaattaatttacaaactCTGGGCAATTACtactaaataactattataatagTACTTGGTGTTATtggattataaatattattgtttgGAGTATATTTTTGAGAAAGTTACTTCATTTTGTGATTCAAACACAGAGATCATTTATCAAgtaactagcttctgcccgcggctttgctcgcgttagaaagagacaaaaagtagcctatgtcactctccatcccttccactatctccacttaaaaaatcaatttgttgctccgttttgccgtgaaagacaagcaaacaggcacacacactttcccatttataatattggtatggattcttataataacaaaatatatatttaggacAAAAAATTATTACAGGGTATTTGATTAGCCTTTTAGAATGAGACCAAGCTAAGTCGGCATCGAtttttataaatgttaaaagtaaataaacatTGTTGTTTCAAATAACACTTGCTCCAAGTGTACTACCAAAACAATAGCTAACTTAGCTTGGTCCTTGGTCTGATTCTGCTGAACTTGTTTACTACACAACTTACATCCAATTTAGTCGCCTCATCCCTGTACACCGGGCTGCGAGATCGCACCCTCGCGCGCTTATTCGGCCTTCGCTTGCGCCCCCAATCCTCATACTCATCCTCATCCACAAAATGGTTCATAGGCTCCTGCTGAACATCAGGTATATACGCCCGCATAGGATACTCCAGCCTGTTAAACTTAAACGCCATGTTGTCCAAATAATTGCGAGCTTTACGCGCGTCGGAATTGTTGTTAAACTTGATCGTTATCTGCTTCATATAACCTTCACCATCAGCGATATCCAGTATCCAGAACGCCTTTATATGAATTCGTTTTAACAAGTCCCTCATATTGCCTAAGACCCTCGGAAAAGTCACCTGttcaaaaacaattttattagaGTATCAGAATATTGATTGGTAAGAATGTAGTTTGCGGTTCAAAATACTTACATCGCCGGGTATACCCGTAACAACTAGTTCAACGGACATTTTTGGCTTAGTCAGATGATCGAAATTGAGTTTTAAATTGTTATATGCCCAAGTATATTAAATGAAGGCAGTTATCAATAAATGTAATAAGTCTAGTTTTGGATTTTCTGTAACAAAATTAACCAAAAGGCGATTAGTCTAGTCGTGATGTCAGCAGAGCAATCAAATGTCAAAATTGACGCTTGTG
This is a stretch of genomic DNA from Leguminivora glycinivorella isolate SPB_JAAS2020 chromosome 20, LegGlyc_1.1, whole genome shotgun sequence. It encodes these proteins:
- the LOC125237176 gene encoding uncharacterized protein LOC125237176, translating into MSVELVVTGIPGDVTFPRVLGNMRDLLKRIHIKAFWILDIADGEGYMKQITIKFNNNSDARKARNYLDNMAFKFNRLEYPMRAYIPDVQQEPMNHFVDEDEYEDWGRKRRPNKRARVRSRSPVYRDEATKLDLEIQLLRKQRQVIEEERRLLMEQKKLEMIKEYGPSVSREFESFKDYEPPRKRRQPEPVPKRPQQEAPRAPRIPKASGTQPRLPLFFQPCKKLLSQMRPHIDKDATPEEVDILVKLIRAAIRKDLAIALEGKDYMKHVAIVDLYRERHPPEQDAAFVAKILANIRASFMTPEVKVKEEKAEDVPKDTENQNDQKGEGDKAANDDQKGEGDQIANDDQKGEVEKTPGDNPENGEKETDDATGAIAEPAQNPVSEVSQTNAEEKNTGFVAADNSVLDEMTKVKEEELLADDANSADWVAEQ